A single window of Girardinichthys multiradiatus isolate DD_20200921_A chromosome 15, DD_fGirMul_XY1, whole genome shotgun sequence DNA harbors:
- the atp5mj gene encoding ATP synthase subunit ATP5MPL, mitochondrial, whose product MAGRAFAKWWSTVSPYYTKAYQEMWVGLGIMTYLYYKVSYGGKKAVTNKPAH is encoded by the exons ATGGCTGGACGAGCCTTTGCTAAATGGTGGTCCACAGTGAGCCCATATTACACGAAGGCGTACCAGGAGATGTGGGTTGGACTGGGCATCATGACATACCTCTATTACAAAGTTTCCTACGGCG GAAAGAAGGCAGTGACGAATA AGCCTGCTCACTGA